In Mycobacterium tuberculosis H37Rv, a single window of DNA contains:
- the vapC46 gene encoding ribonuclease VapC46 (toxin, part of toxin-antitoxin (TA) operon with Rv3385c,contains PIN domain) produces MAAIYLDSSAIVKLAVREPESDALRRYLRTRHPRVSSALARAEVMRALLDKGESARKAGRRALAHLDLLRVDKRVLDLAGGLLPFELRTLDAIHLATAQRLGVDLGRLCTYDDRMRDAAKTLGMAVIAPS; encoded by the coding sequence ATGGCGGCCATCTATCTCGACTCGTCCGCGATCGTCAAGCTCGCGGTTCGCGAGCCAGAGTCGGACGCGCTGCGCCGCTACCTTCGCACCCGCCACCCGCGAGTGTCGAGTGCCCTTGCGCGCGCGGAGGTCATGCGGGCCCTGCTTGACAAGGGTGAATCAGCGCGGAAAGCCGGCCGCCGGGCGCTGGCTCATCTCGATCTGCTGCGCGTCGACAAGCGCGTCCTCGATCTCGCTGGTGGGCTGCTGCCATTCGAGCTGCGCACGCTCGATGCCATCCACTTGGCGACGGCGCAGCGGCTCGGCGTCGATCTGGGCCGGTTGTGCACCTACGACGACCGGATGCGCGACGCCGCCAAGACGCTCGGCATGGCCGTGATCGCCCCGTCGTGA
- the vapB46 gene encoding antitoxin VapB46 (part of toxin-antitoxin (TA) operon with Rv3386c) produces MTPTACATVSTMTSVGVRALRQRASELLRRVEAGETIEITDRGRPVALLSPLPQGGPYEQLLASGEIERATLDVVDLPEPLDLDAGVELPSVTLARLREHER; encoded by the coding sequence ATGACGCCGACCGCTTGTGCTACAGTTAGCACAATGACCTCGGTGGGGGTGCGTGCGCTGCGGCAGCGGGCCAGCGAGCTGCTGCGCCGAGTCGAGGCCGGCGAGACGATCGAGATCACCGACCGCGGCCGGCCCGTCGCCCTGCTCTCGCCGCTGCCGCAGGGCGGTCCATACGAGCAGCTGCTGGCAAGCGGCGAGATCGAGCGTGCCACGCTCGACGTCGTTGATCTGCCCGAACCGCTCGACCTCGACGCGGGCGTCGAGCTGCCGTCGGTGACGCTTGCGCGCCTGCGTGAGCACGAGCGTTGA
- a CDS encoding transposase: MFRTVGDQASLWESVLPEELRRLPEELARVDALLDDSAFFCPFVPFFDPRMGRPSIPMETYLRLMFLKFRYRLGYESLCREVTDSITWRRFCRIPLEGSVPHPTTLMKLTTRCGEDAVAGLNEALLAKAASEKLLRTNKVRADTTVVEGDVGYPTDTGLLAKAVGSMARTVARIKAADAGSAPLGGSSGPRDRLQAAVTRRAATRSGAGLRAPDHRGASRDRRAGADRGCRGGT, from the coding sequence GTGTTTCGTACTGTAGGCGATCAGGCATCGTTGTGGGAATCCGTGCTGCCCGAGGAGTTGCGGCGGCTGCCCGAAGAGCTGGCCCGGGTGGATGCGCTGCTCGATGATTCGGCGTTCTTCTGCCCGTTTGTGCCGTTCTTCGACCCGCGGATGGGTCGGCCGTCCATACCGATGGAGACCTATTTGCGGTTGATGTTCTTGAAGTTCCGTTACCGGTTGGGCTATGAGTCGCTGTGTCGGGAGGTCACCGATTCGATCACCTGGCGGCGGTTCTGCCGTATTCCGTTGGAGGGATCGGTGCCGCACCCAACCACGTTGATGAAGCTGACCACGCGCTGCGGTGAGGATGCGGTGGCCGGGCTCAATGAGGCGCTGCTGGCCAAGGCGGCCAGCGAAAAGCTGTTGCGCACCAACAAGGTCCGTGCCGACACCACCGTGGTGGAGGGCGATGTGGGCTATCCCACCGACACTGGACTGCTCGCCAAGGCGGTCGGCTCGATGGCGCGCACCGTGGCGCGGATCAAAGCCGCGGACGCGGGATCGGCGCCGCTCGGTGGGTCGTCGGGCCCGCGCGATCGCCTCCAAGCTGCGGTTACGCGGCGCGCAGCAACGCGATCAGGCGCAGGCCTTCGTGCGCCGGATCACCGGGGAGCTAGCCGGGATCGCCGAGCAGGCGCTGACCGAGGCTGCCGCGGTGGTACGTAA
- a CDS encoding transposase yields the protein MVRNAQRAVRRASGRRKAWLRQAINHLEKLIGRTERVVDQARSRLAGVMPDSSSRLVSLHDADARPIRKGRLGKPVEFGYKAQVVDNADGVILDHSVELGNPADAPQLAPAIERISRRTGRPPRAVTADRGCGDASVEDDLHQLGVRNVAIPRKSKPSATRRAFEHRRAFRDKIKWRTGSEGRINHLKRSYGWNRTELTGITGARTWCGHGVFAHNLVKISTLAA from the coding sequence GTGGTACGTAACGCCCAACGTGCGGTGCGCCGCGCCAGTGGGCGGCGCAAAGCCTGGCTACGCCAGGCCATCAACCATCTCGAGAAGCTGATCGGACGCACCGAGCGGGTGGTGGACCAGGCCCGTAGCCGGCTGGCCGGGGTAATGCCCGACTCAAGCAGCCGCCTGGTCAGTCTCCACGATGCCGACGCTCGCCCGATCCGCAAGGGACGATTGGGCAAGCCGGTCGAGTTCGGCTACAAGGCCCAGGTCGTCGACAACGCCGACGGTGTCATCCTGGACCACAGCGTCGAGCTCGGAAACCCCGCAGATGCACCGCAATTGGCACCCGCCATCGAACGGATCAGCCGCCGCACCGGACGCCCACCACGGGCAGTGACCGCTGATCGGGGCTGCGGAGACGCATCGGTCGAAGATGATCTCCACCAGCTCGGGGTGCGCAACGTGGCCATCCCACGCAAGAGCAAACCCAGCGCCACCCGCCGCGCATTCGAACACCGACGGGCATTCCGCGACAAGATCAAATGGCGAACCGGATCCGAAGGACGCATCAACCACCTCAAGCGCAGCTACGGCTGGAACCGCACCGAACTCACCGGCATCACCGGCGCCCGAACCTGGTGCGGACACGGCGTCTTCGCCCACAACCTCGTCAAGATCAGCACCCTGGCAGCGTGA